A window of the Henckelia pumila isolate YLH828 chromosome 3, ASM3356847v2, whole genome shotgun sequence genome harbors these coding sequences:
- the LOC140893126 gene encoding protein RGF1 INDUCIBLE TRANSCRIPTION FACTOR 1 — MESGGAAAAAAPAWLQGLMAETFFSGCGAHQDRRKNEKNIFCLNCCRSFCPHCLPSHLPSHPLLQVRRYVYQDVIRLDDLEKLIDCSCIQPYTINSAKVIFLNQRAQSRSSSCKQLNGSGNTCFTCDRILQHPFNFCSLSCKVDHMVTRGEDMSSVLRRFDDSDFAISQFEGLLMDGSDHEGSGSHYEMGRGETSEGPEEPRLVRRNTKTKRGFMSMVSLNNRRKGAPHRSPLS; from the exons ATGGAATCAGGTGgcgcggcggcggcggcggcccCTGCATGGCTGCAAGGTCTGATGGCGGAGACATTCTTCTCTGGTTGCGGGGCCCACCAGGATCGCAGGAAGAACGAGAAGAACATCTTCTGCCTCAATTGTTGCCGAAGCTTCTGCCCTCACTGCCTCCCTTCTCATCTTCCCTCTCATCCTCTACTCCAG GTGAGGAGATATGTATACCAAGATGTCATTAGATTGGACGACCTTGAGAAGCTCATCGACTGCTCATGCATTCAG CCTTACACGATAAATAGTGCCAAAGTAATATTCTTGAATCAGAGAGCACAATCGAGATCATCGTCTTGCAAGCAGCTGAATGGTTCAGGCAACACTTGTTTCACCTGTGACAGAATTCTTCAGCACCCTTTCAATTTCTGTTCCCTCTCTTGCAAG GTGGATCACATGGTAACACGGGGGGAAGATATGTCTAGCGTTTTACGCAGGTTTGATGACTCTGATTTCGCCATCTCGCAATTCGAGGGGCTGCTCATGGATGGATCGGATCATGAAGGGAGTGGCTCCCATTACGAAATGGGTCGAGGCGAGACTTCGGAGGGACCGGAAGAACCCCGACTTGTGAGAAGAAACACAAAGACCAAGAGGGGATTCATGAGCATGGTCTCATTGAACAATAGAAGAAAAGGAGCCCCCCATAGGTCTCCTCTTTCTTGA